The Aedes aegypti strain LVP_AGWG chromosome 3, AaegL5.0 Primary Assembly, whole genome shotgun sequence genome contains a region encoding:
- the LOC5575673 gene encoding glutamyl aminopeptidase → MLSPVLVLISLFVIIRGSSFASDVVPKEYSVQFDTDILDGDGKYNGTVSIDFDALESVDQLDLQARNLGIGEVYLSNDKADFSTQRNGNLLIKLKDQIPKGSYQLKITFNGTASDHDDVMFRGAYKKGVDDSFGFYLMSKPTKFDSNEAPCACPHFGKDFRTTFRISVTHSEGLKAWSNMPLENAPKPHDHDNYVISSFQQTPKMHVYDVGFFVADFDSLKIGNLTVVAREGIRRSSEYVASLGNNLVRIMDEYTALDYDGSIPDYVQIALPRELGIRNLTEFERMFVEEQYMIYDKEKDDLDKLSKVLQYSSYKLMLQWLGNFIAPEEERLHQAFSNIYTYFNAEKVYPEEFMMLLYQMYVLQGSLWNNHEMPSSVLNMFWLIAFDDKWRIVMRNLMKNRTPRTLTTAQLCSEIQMLWPEDYNLPEGTALETIFNQWMNSDKAPPILNVQRLYSEGKAILSQNGSEKILPYNYATEYSHFNQLGPFQWLTSRNKTVHLGGSDDHWLIVNKEEFGFYRVNYDERNWQLISQALRTNASGIHRMNRMQLLDDALYFAKNDQLDVTILLDLITYLRGETFYVAWYNAYNVLASGYFYEIEPPNHIKTFFLHLIEPYYQSFASREISSNTPQMEHYIQSRIAGLACWLGKEDCLRQARSRFQQAVAQNSSIEPNWTRTIYCYGLQNASDEELEWVLKKHATDFSHSVEYLGCVGNKKHLRRVLEELVKSKNSQILINFIRELHETRWEILLSLLTTDEELIGILDLSTIKTALQHVSRDTRSRKTLVLIDDLEKALMLEMENKGSGSTDKNIWEHSKVAEFIEHYMNGLED, encoded by the exons ATGTTGTCTCCGGTGCTGGTATTGATAAGCTTGTTTGTAATCATTCGGGGCAGCAGTTTCGCGAGTGACGTTGTACCGAAAGAATACAGTGTACAGTTCGATACGGATATTCTAGATGGAGATGGAAAATATAACGGAACTGTTAGCATAGATTTCGATGCTTTGGAGAGTGTCGATCAGTTGGACCTTCAGGcgagaaatttagggatcgggGAAGTTTACTTGAGCAACGATAAGGCAGATTTTTCAACGCAACGAAATGGTAATCTACTCATTAAACTGAAAGATCAAATCCCAAAGGGCAGCTACCAGTTGAAGATCACCTTTAACGGAACCGCCTCCGATCATGACGACGTGATGTTCAGAGGAGCATACAAAAAAGGAGTTGATGATTCGTTTGGATTTTACTTGATGAGTAAACCGACGAAGTTCGATTCAAATGAAGCGCCTTGTGCGTGCCCACACTTTGGCAAGGACTTCAGAACGACATTCCGGATTTCAGTGACTCACAGCGAGGGTTTGAAAGCATGGTCAAACATGCCCCTAGAAAATGCTCCGAAGCCGCACGATCATGACAATTATGTGATTTCTAGCTTCCAACAAACTCCGAAAATGCACGTGTACGATGTGGGattttttgttgctgattttgattcccTGAAGATCGGTAATCTAACGGTAGTGGCTCGTGAAGGAATTCGGCGATCTTCAGAATATGTTGCATCGCTTGGTAATAATCTGGTGAGGATCATGGATGAATACACCGCGCTGGATTATGACGGGTCAATTCCGGATTACGTGCAAATCGCACTTCCACGTGAGCTCGGTATTCGCAATTTGACTGAATTCGAGAGGATGTTCGTAGAAGAGCAATACATGATCTATGATAAGGAAAAAGACGACCTTGATAAGCTGTCCAAGGTCTTGCAGTATTCCAGTTACAAACTGATGCTCCAATGGTTAGGAAATTTCATAGCACCTGAGGAAGAACGACTGCATCAGGCGTTTTCAAACATTTATACTTACTTCAATGCGGAGAAGGTCTATCCAGAGGAGTTCATGATGCTCCTTTACCAGATGTATGTCTTGCAAGGATCTTTGTGGAACAATCATGAAATGCCCAGTAGTGTACTGAACATGTTTTGGTTGATAGCGTTTGATGATAAGTGGCGTATAGTCATGAGGAATTTGATGAAGAATAGAACACCTCGTACACTAACGACTGCGCAGCTGTGTTCCGAAATACAAATGTTATGGCCTGAGGATTACAACTTACCGGAAGGAACAGCACTGGAAACGATCTTCAATCAATGGATGAACAGCGACAAAGCACCACCAATTTTGAACGTTCAACGCCTCTACTCCGAAGGGAAAGCCATTCTTTCGCAAAATGGATCAGAGAAGATCCTTCCGTACAATTACGCCACGGAATATTCGCATTTCAACCAGCTAGGACCATTCCAATGGCTCACCAGTCGCAATAAAACTGTCCATTTGGGAGGATCAGACGACCACTGGCTCATCGTGAATAAGGAAGAATTTGGATTCTATCGAGTCAACTACGATGAACGCAACTGGCAACTGATCAGCCAAGCTCTTCGAACGAATGCCTCGGGTATCCATCGCATGAACCGAATGCAGTTGCTCGACGATGCTTTGTACTTTGCCAAGAACGATCAACTCGATGTTACCATATTATTGGACTTGATCACATACCTTCGCGGAGAAACGTTCTACGTTGCGTGGTATAATGCCTATAACGTATTGGCATCTGGATATTTCTACGAAATTGAGCCACCGAACCATATCAAG ACGTTTTTCCTGCATCTGATCGAACCATACTACCAAAGTTTCGCCTCGCGAGAAATCTCCTCCAACACTCCACAAATGGAGCATTACATTCAATCCCGAATAGCTGGTTTGGCGTGTTGGCTTGGTAAGGAGGACTGTCTTCGTCAAGCTCGATCCCGATTCCAACAAGCTGTGGCCCAGAACTCCTCCATTGAACCTAATTGGACCCGAACGATCTATTGCTATGGTCTTCAGAATGCCAGCGATGAAGAGTTAGAGTGGGTGCTGAAAAAACACGCCACAGATTTCTCTCATTCTGTAGAATATTTGGGATGCGTTGGCAACAAGAAACACCTACGCCGGGTGCTGGAGGAGCTTGTGAAAAGCAAAAACTCGCAGATTTTGATTAACTTCATACGCGAACTCCACGAGACACGTTGGGAAATTTTGCTTTCACTGTTGACAACAGATGAAGAATTGATTGGGATATTGGACTTATCAACAATCAAAACTGCTCTCCAACATGTTTCGAGGGATACGAGAAGTAGGAAAACGCTAGTGCTGATAGATGATTTGGAGAAGGCGCTGATGTTGGAAATGGAGAACAAAGGTTCTGGATCAACTGATAAGAATATTTGGGAGCATTCAAAGGTTGCCGAATTTATCGAACATTATATGAACGGGCTTGAAGACTAG